In a single window of the Hoeflea algicola genome:
- a CDS encoding multicopper oxidase domain-containing protein has protein sequence MVASGARSQTKPDPTAGHDMSTMMDDPYAAPMPGMAHGNMTTVGLVDHARNGFDPTAMLTDWETGRTEQLSDGRTLRTFEVDAIDKEIEIAPGIFFPAWTFNGRVPGPALRAKEGERLRIIFRNFGSHPHSMHFHGIHSARMDGVPGAGLIGPGEEFIYEFDAKPFGCHLYHCHAFPLKRHMHKGMYGLFVIDPDPALRPEHVAVAASRLLGSSENAEWQEMAMVMNAFDTNFDGGNEVYACNTVALAYMNVPIRIDKSRPVRIYLLNVTEFDFINSFHLHANFFDYYDTGTTLTPTHRTVDVIMQCQAQRGILEFSFAEHESGMYMFHPHQSEFTELGWMGLFDVQEPSA, from the coding sequence ATGGTGGCAAGTGGTGCAAGGTCGCAGACCAAACCTGATCCCACGGCGGGTCACGACATGTCCACCATGATGGATGATCCCTATGCTGCGCCGATGCCTGGAATGGCTCACGGTAACATGACAACGGTTGGCCTGGTTGATCATGCCAGGAACGGCTTCGACCCAACAGCCATGCTGACGGACTGGGAGACGGGACGGACCGAACAGTTGTCCGATGGCCGGACACTGCGCACCTTCGAAGTCGATGCTATCGACAAGGAAATCGAAATTGCCCCCGGCATCTTCTTCCCCGCATGGACCTTCAATGGCCGCGTTCCGGGCCCGGCTCTTAGGGCAAAGGAAGGCGAGAGGCTGCGGATCATTTTCCGCAACTTCGGCTCGCACCCCCATTCCATGCATTTCCATGGCATCCACTCAGCGCGGATGGACGGCGTTCCCGGCGCGGGATTGATCGGTCCCGGCGAGGAATTCATCTACGAATTCGATGCCAAACCCTTCGGCTGCCACCTGTATCATTGCCATGCTTTTCCGCTCAAGCGGCACATGCACAAGGGCATGTATGGCCTGTTCGTCATTGACCCCGATCCTGCCCTGCGTCCCGAACACGTTGCGGTTGCCGCCTCACGTCTGCTCGGCAGCTCCGAGAATGCCGAATGGCAGGAGATGGCGATGGTGATGAACGCCTTCGACACCAATTTTGATGGCGGCAACGAAGTCTATGCCTGCAACACCGTGGCCCTAGCTTATATGAACGTGCCTATCCGCATCGACAAGTCGCGCCCCGTTCGCATCTACCTGTTGAACGTGACCGAGTTCGACTTCATCAACTCGTTTCATCTGCACGCGAACTTCTTTGATTACTACGATACCGGCACCACGCTGACGCCGACACACCGCACTGTCGATGTGATCATGCAGTGCCAGGCGCAGCGCGGGATTCTTGAGTTCAGCTTTGCCGAACACGAGTCCGGAATGTACATGTTTCATCCGCATCAATCCGAGTTCACAGAGCTCGGCTGGATGGGCTTGTTCGACGTGCAGGAGCCTTCAGCATGA
- a CDS encoding methyltransferase family protein encodes MISSFGWSALALLFGYLVLFFGGSAIAARAAGKPVWLFGRAKGRDRWAAIGFRAAFVLASLAPFLWLATPVLRGIDPFWDRGSTAALGVIGVFVAGIGAMLAFAAQMSMGSSWRVGVAEGATGNLVSDGLYRLSRNPTFVGQFMLLAGVGFAIPAIPTIFAPLIFFWSASIQARSEEATLRQALGPDYDRYAATVPRWISLRRGMKP; translated from the coding sequence ATGATTTCCAGTTTTGGCTGGTCCGCCCTGGCCCTGCTTTTTGGCTACCTTGTGCTTTTTTTCGGGGGCAGCGCGATCGCAGCTCGAGCCGCAGGCAAGCCGGTATGGCTGTTTGGCCGTGCCAAGGGACGCGACCGATGGGCTGCAATAGGGTTCCGTGCGGCCTTTGTTCTGGCTTCTCTTGCGCCGTTTCTGTGGCTGGCGACGCCTGTCTTGCGTGGGATAGATCCGTTCTGGGATCGAGGCTCAACAGCAGCGCTTGGCGTGATCGGCGTGTTCGTAGCAGGGATCGGTGCGATGCTTGCTTTCGCTGCACAAATGTCGATGGGGAGCTCGTGGCGCGTCGGTGTAGCCGAGGGAGCGACCGGCAACCTCGTCTCAGACGGACTCTATCGGCTCAGCCGCAATCCCACCTTTGTGGGTCAGTTTATGCTCCTGGCAGGTGTCGGCTTCGCGATTCCAGCAATTCCGACGATTTTTGCACCGCTGATCTTCTTCTGGTCGGCCTCGATACAAGCTCGGTCCGAGGAGGCGACGCTGCGCCAGGCTTTGGGGCCGGACTATGACCGCTACGCCGCGACCGTGCCGCGCTGGATCAGCCTGCGTCGCGGGATGAAGCCATGA
- a CDS encoding DsbA family protein, with translation MSCSIERKTQMNRRTLLIGASTLGLAVFGGGVFFLTRRNQQVDTETVAAVDPSLLVRSYSPSFGPDEAPVTLVEFFDPSCEACRAFHPVVQKIRKQFPTQVRIVMRYTVFHEGSDEAVRILETARMQDKFEPVLDAILEQQPRWALHDGPRMDIAWQIAETAGLDLEKAKSDKQFPGITGVLNQDMADVNALGIRQTPTFFLNGRQMSEISIDGLIADVRSAVENS, from the coding sequence ATGTCTTGTTCTATCGAAAGGAAAACGCAAATGAACCGACGAACTCTCTTGATTGGAGCGTCCACTCTCGGCCTCGCAGTTTTTGGCGGCGGCGTCTTTTTCTTGACTAGGCGTAACCAACAGGTGGACACTGAAACCGTTGCGGCGGTTGATCCGTCGCTGCTGGTTCGCAGCTATTCACCGAGCTTCGGTCCCGATGAGGCTCCGGTAACGCTTGTCGAATTCTTCGATCCGTCCTGCGAAGCCTGCAGGGCCTTTCATCCGGTAGTCCAGAAAATACGCAAACAGTTCCCCACGCAAGTGCGCATTGTCATGCGCTATACCGTGTTCCACGAAGGCTCTGACGAGGCGGTGCGCATCCTTGAGACCGCAAGGATGCAGGACAAGTTCGAGCCCGTGCTCGATGCGATCCTTGAACAGCAGCCTCGTTGGGCGTTGCACGATGGGCCGCGGATGGACATAGCCTGGCAGATCGCAGAGACCGCCGGGCTCGACCTTGAAAAGGCCAAAAGCGACAAGCAGTTTCCAGGAATTACAGGTGTCCTCAATCAGGATATGGCGGATGTCAACGCCCTGGGAATCCGCCAAACTCCGACCTTTTTCCTGAACGGGCGTCAAATGTCAGAAATCAGCATTGACGGCCTCATCGCTGATGTGCGCAGCGCCGTCGAAAATTCCTAA
- a CDS encoding SCO family protein — translation MSFTLTDHRGATVKPSDWIGRPAMIFFGFTWCPDVCPTTLGDITLWLEELGPDADRLNTVLISVDPERDTPEVLADYLSNFDPRITGLTGPLGEIERAASGFRATFEKIPQGDRYTMNHTAGVLLFRADGRFGGIVDYHEDRRLAVPKIRRLLE, via the coding sequence ATGTCTTTCACCCTGACGGACCACCGCGGAGCGACGGTGAAGCCTTCGGACTGGATCGGCCGCCCGGCCATGATCTTTTTCGGCTTCACCTGGTGCCCGGATGTCTGTCCGACAACGCTGGGCGACATTACCCTCTGGCTGGAGGAACTCGGCCCCGACGCCGACCGGCTTAACACGGTCCTGATCAGCGTTGATCCGGAGCGTGACACGCCTGAGGTGTTGGCGGATTACCTGTCGAATTTTGATCCCAGAATCACCGGCCTGACCGGCCCTCTCGGCGAAATCGAACGCGCCGCGAGCGGGTTTCGCGCCACTTTCGAAAAGATACCACAGGGGGACCGTTACACAATGAACCACACCGCTGGCGTGCTCCTGTTTCGCGCCGACGGCAGATTTGGCGGGATCGTCGATTACCACGAGGATCGGCGTCTCGCCGTGCCCAAAATCCGAAGGTTGCTGGAATGA
- the lspA gene encoding signal peptidase II: MVTDQLTKAAALTLLSQGKTVAVFPGLNLTLGFNEGASFGMFSDLMAGKPLLMAALTGTLTVVLAFMAFRARHPVERVGFSLIVGGALGNVVDRLRQGAVTDFLDLAWRDWRFPTFNGADIAITLGALCILLASAASHRREVSGVDQS, from the coding sequence TTGGTCACCGATCAACTCACAAAGGCGGCGGCGTTGACGCTGCTCTCACAGGGAAAGACGGTGGCGGTCTTTCCAGGATTGAATCTGACGCTCGGCTTTAACGAAGGGGCGAGCTTCGGTATGTTCTCTGATCTCATGGCGGGCAAGCCGCTGCTCATGGCGGCGCTGACCGGAACGTTGACTGTGGTTCTTGCCTTCATGGCGTTCCGTGCGCGTCACCCTGTCGAACGGGTCGGCTTTTCTCTGATCGTGGGCGGCGCATTGGGCAACGTTGTCGATCGGCTGCGGCAGGGCGCCGTCACCGATTTCCTTGATCTCGCATGGCGAGATTGGCGCTTTCCCACGTTCAATGGGGCGGATATAGCCATCACTCTCGGTGCGCTGTGCATCCTGCTCGCGTCGGCCGCCTCACATCGGAGAGAGGTGTCTGGTGTCGATCAATCCTGA
- a CDS encoding copper chaperone PCu(A)C — protein sequence MKYLLTALLLSLSAGQVLACEPVELGSLEISEAWSRASIGMTRPGAFYVTIRNTGATDDTLTAITTPVSDKPMLHETVVKDGVASMPHAMAIPVPAGSTMALEPGGYHGMLMGLTKVLKEGEIYPVTLTFREAGDVTVPVAIRGMGARDAGCPDSKK from the coding sequence ATGAAATATCTTCTGACTGCGCTCCTCCTCAGCCTATCCGCCGGCCAAGTGCTGGCATGTGAACCCGTTGAACTTGGCTCACTCGAAATCTCGGAAGCCTGGTCGCGGGCTTCGATCGGAATGACGCGGCCCGGTGCGTTCTACGTCACCATCCGCAACACCGGCGCGACGGACGATACGCTGACCGCCATCACCACTCCGGTGTCCGACAAGCCGATGCTGCACGAAACCGTGGTGAAGGATGGCGTGGCCTCGATGCCGCACGCGATGGCGATCCCCGTACCGGCAGGCTCCACCATGGCGCTGGAACCGGGCGGCTATCACGGCATGCTGATGGGCCTCACAAAGGTGCTGAAGGAAGGCGAGATATATCCGGTCACGCTGACCTTTCGCGAGGCGGGCGATGTGACGGTTCCCGTGGCTATCCGGGGCATGGGCGCGAGGGACGCTGGCTGCCCGGACAGCAAAAAATGA
- the mntR gene encoding manganese-binding transcriptional regulator MntR — translation MPGMMKNDFTVRLPSATDERLADARAEAFQGVREARRNELAEDYVELIADLIHEQGEARPVDIAARLGVRAPTVTKALDRLAREGLITRAKYRSVFLTDEGRALAKECRHRHEIVLRFLIRLGLDAETAELDAEGIEHHVSERTLALFKSYADRP, via the coding sequence ATGCCCGGTATGATGAAAAATGATTTCACCGTCAGATTGCCTTCGGCAACAGACGAGCGCCTAGCAGATGCCAGAGCCGAGGCCTTCCAGGGAGTACGGGAGGCGCGGCGCAACGAGCTGGCTGAAGACTATGTTGAGCTGATCGCGGATCTGATTCACGAACAGGGTGAGGCCCGGCCGGTCGATATTGCTGCACGGCTGGGCGTGCGGGCACCGACCGTGACGAAGGCGCTGGACCGGCTCGCCCGGGAAGGGCTGATCACTCGCGCGAAGTATCGCTCGGTTTTTCTGACGGACGAAGGTCGTGCGCTTGCCAAGGAATGCCGCCATCGGCACGAGATCGTCCTGCGGTTCCTGATCCGTCTCGGGCTTGACGCCGAGACGGCGGAACTCGACGCCGAGGGAATTGAGCACCATGTCAGTGAGCGGACGCTTGCACTGTTCAAGTCCTATGCCGACCGGCCTTGA
- a CDS encoding cell wall hydrolase — protein MEATLEPRTTQNADRFAFLVGREDYGKKGARIKLRGAHEIGSVTSAVLTKTSRLPRRNTAGLSAGISIAQPGFVPLLSASEFGELRQSFEYFTKGDASARHKPEDDRLAGVPPVLAALVTNDSADVLATAYAPTDAYHAPEGAFDAVLGGETDMGRFVPPVEEGDHDWMSQPLPASVFSATEQKCLATGIYFEARGEKVKGQAAVAQVILNRVRNPKYPGSICEVVYQNKSWFNRCQFSFACDGVADLIVDRRAFRLAKDVAMAVSAGKIFLAEVASSTHYNATYVNPSWARSMQRMTQIGSHIFYRTIGGGWS, from the coding sequence ATGGAAGCGACCCTAGAACCCCGAACAACCCAGAACGCAGATCGTTTTGCATTCCTCGTCGGTAGGGAGGACTATGGTAAAAAAGGCGCCCGGATCAAGCTGCGGGGTGCCCACGAGATTGGTTCTGTAACATCGGCGGTTCTGACGAAAACCTCGAGGCTGCCGCGCAGGAATACGGCAGGGCTATCAGCCGGGATATCGATCGCCCAACCTGGCTTCGTGCCGCTGCTATCTGCGTCTGAGTTCGGGGAACTCAGGCAAAGCTTCGAGTATTTTACAAAGGGAGACGCTTCGGCACGTCATAAACCCGAAGATGACCGTTTGGCCGGTGTCCCGCCTGTTCTCGCTGCCCTCGTCACCAATGATTCGGCTGATGTTCTTGCCACGGCCTACGCACCGACGGACGCTTACCATGCTCCAGAGGGGGCTTTTGATGCAGTGCTGGGAGGCGAAACAGACATGGGTCGTTTTGTTCCCCCGGTGGAGGAAGGTGACCATGATTGGATGAGTCAGCCTCTCCCAGCATCGGTTTTCTCGGCCACTGAACAAAAATGCTTGGCGACCGGTATTTACTTTGAAGCGCGCGGTGAAAAGGTGAAGGGACAGGCTGCTGTCGCCCAAGTTATTCTAAATAGAGTGCGCAACCCCAAATATCCCGGTAGCATCTGCGAAGTAGTGTACCAAAACAAGAGCTGGTTCAACAGATGTCAGTTCTCTTTCGCCTGTGACGGTGTAGCCGATTTGATTGTCGACCGAAGAGCTTTTCGGCTCGCGAAGGACGTCGCGATGGCGGTATCTGCCGGCAAGATATTTCTTGCCGAGGTCGCTTCGTCCACTCATTATAATGCAACCTATGTGAACCCTTCCTGGGCCCGCTCCATGCAGCGCATGACTCAGATTGGTTCGCATATTTTCTATCGGACGATAGGCGGCGGCTGGAGCTGA
- a CDS encoding disulfide bond formation protein B encodes MSINPEPQALSAEELPLLTAFIIALAATLGALFIGEVLGQMPCTLCWYQRIAMFPLVPIIGLSIWRSDGMARLYSPPLALAGLALAGWHSGLYAGWIPQVIAPCTKDGPSCSGPAQIILGLPIPYLSLIAFAAILACLVLSKGKRK; translated from the coding sequence GTGTCGATCAATCCTGAACCTCAAGCTTTGTCAGCCGAGGAGCTGCCCTTATTGACGGCGTTCATCATCGCCCTGGCAGCAACTCTTGGCGCTCTCTTTATTGGTGAAGTTCTCGGACAGATGCCCTGCACTCTATGCTGGTATCAACGCATCGCAATGTTTCCCTTGGTGCCCATCATCGGCCTGTCGATCTGGCGTAGCGACGGCATGGCCCGTCTTTATAGCCCGCCGCTAGCGCTGGCAGGCCTGGCGCTGGCAGGCTGGCATTCGGGGCTCTACGCCGGTTGGATTCCGCAGGTGATCGCTCCATGCACCAAGGATGGCCCATCCTGCTCCGGTCCAGCCCAGATCATCCTTGGCCTTCCCATTCCTTACCTATCGCTGATCGCCTTTGCCGCGATCCTGGCATGTCTTGTTCTATCGAAAGGAAAACGCAAATGA
- a CDS encoding Nramp family divalent metal transporter, with translation MTRSAWRQEREAPSMSEVFRTIAVGNGGTSRFRRFLAFVGPGYLVAVGYMDPGNWATSLAGGAAFGYTLLFVALLSNIMAILLQSLCARLAVASGRDLAQACRDAYPKWMSISLWIFAELAIIATDLAEVIGTAIGLNLLLGIPLEVGVFITAADVFLILWMQNKGFRWIEAFIIALMATITVCFAVLIAQADPEWGAVIAGFAPNREIVNNPTMLYLALGIIGATVMPHNLYLHSGIVQTRAFGLDLPSKREALRHATWDSTIALMFALTINASILILAAAAFYTVGENDVAEIDKAHLLLEPLLGSALAPVLFGVALLCAGLNSTVTATMAGQIVMEGFIKLRLRPWVRRLITRGIAILPATFVILCFGSEGTGQLLILSQVVLSFQLPFAIVPLVMFTASSAKMGELVAPRWLTAVCALIAVTIIVLNINLLATILLV, from the coding sequence ATGACCCGATCAGCCTGGCGCCAGGAGCGCGAAGCACCCTCCATGTCGGAGGTGTTCCGAACCATCGCCGTGGGCAATGGAGGCACCAGCCGATTCCGCCGCTTTCTGGCCTTTGTCGGCCCAGGTTATCTAGTAGCTGTGGGCTACATGGACCCGGGTAACTGGGCAACATCGCTCGCGGGGGGCGCAGCATTCGGCTACACGCTGCTGTTCGTGGCGCTTTTGTCCAACATCATGGCGATCCTGCTGCAGTCGCTTTGCGCGCGGCTGGCGGTAGCCTCAGGTCGTGATCTGGCTCAGGCCTGTCGCGACGCCTATCCAAAATGGATGTCTATATCGCTATGGATCTTTGCGGAACTTGCCATCATCGCCACCGATCTGGCAGAGGTGATCGGCACCGCCATCGGGCTGAACCTGCTGTTAGGCATCCCGTTGGAAGTTGGTGTATTCATCACTGCGGCCGATGTGTTCCTGATCCTGTGGATGCAGAACAAGGGGTTTCGCTGGATTGAAGCCTTCATCATTGCACTGATGGCGACGATCACGGTCTGTTTCGCGGTGCTGATCGCGCAGGCTGATCCCGAATGGGGCGCGGTGATCGCGGGCTTTGCACCGAACCGCGAGATCGTCAACAATCCCACGATGCTCTATCTCGCGCTGGGGATCATCGGAGCGACCGTGATGCCTCACAATCTTTATCTCCATTCAGGCATCGTGCAGACCCGTGCATTTGGACTCGATCTGCCCTCTAAACGGGAGGCGCTGCGACATGCTACATGGGATTCGACTATTGCGCTGATGTTCGCATTGACGATCAACGCCTCAATCCTGATCCTTGCGGCGGCGGCCTTCTACACCGTCGGCGAAAATGACGTGGCCGAAATCGACAAGGCGCATCTGCTCTTGGAACCGTTGCTTGGATCGGCTTTGGCACCTGTGCTGTTTGGTGTGGCGCTGCTTTGCGCAGGCCTGAATTCGACCGTGACCGCCACCATGGCGGGTCAGATCGTGATGGAAGGGTTCATCAAGCTTCGGCTGAGACCTTGGGTGCGGCGTCTAATCACCCGTGGCATTGCGATCCTACCCGCAACTTTCGTGATTCTGTGTTTTGGCAGCGAAGGCACCGGACAGTTGCTGATCCTGAGCCAGGTGGTCCTGTCCTTCCAGCTACCCTTTGCAATCGTGCCGCTGGTAATGTTCACCGCCAGCTCCGCCAAGATGGGCGAGCTGGTTGCGCCCCGCTGGCTGACCGCAGTCTGCGCGTTGATCGCGGTCACGATCATTGTCCTGAACATAAACCTACTGGCGACTATACTATTGGTATGA
- a CDS encoding ZIP family metal transporter, with amino-acid sequence MRENSQPQPAKSSITQLMLVLLPLAAMLVAFVWIASLDPLRSFNNGAPPVEAMTVERTILDETGIGLRVRAGGSDPMVIAQVVVDDAFWTFTQDPPGPIARGEAVWVQIPYPWVLGEAHVVKLLSNTGTAFEHEIAVAVSTPKATTSQLQAQALVGAIVGLLPVALGLMFYPAMRGVGRAGMNFLLALTVGLLAFLLIDMTAEALELASEAAALFQGSAMVWLAGLASFLLLMAIGRWRGQPEGLALAFFIALGIGLHNFGEGLAIGGAFAAGSAGLGTFLVLGFALHNVTEGIGIAAPMLRIRPPLWTFVALTLLAGGPAVLGMWAGSLAYAPQWSALVLAVGAGAIMQVMVEVGAYLMRQNPDRQAVLLSPAVLGGFLGGIAFMYATAALIKV; translated from the coding sequence ATGAGAGAGAACAGCCAACCTCAACCGGCCAAATCCTCCATCACCCAACTCATGCTGGTGTTGTTGCCGCTGGCCGCCATGCTTGTCGCCTTCGTCTGGATCGCTTCACTCGACCCCCTGCGCAGTTTCAACAATGGCGCTCCGCCGGTCGAGGCCATGACCGTGGAGCGGACCATTCTCGACGAGACAGGCATCGGGTTGCGGGTACGAGCCGGCGGATCAGATCCCATGGTGATCGCCCAGGTGGTGGTGGACGACGCGTTCTGGACCTTCACCCAAGATCCGCCCGGACCAATCGCGCGGGGAGAGGCCGTCTGGGTGCAGATTCCCTATCCCTGGGTGCTTGGCGAGGCACATGTTGTCAAACTCCTATCCAACACCGGCACGGCGTTCGAACATGAAATCGCTGTCGCCGTGTCGACGCCAAAGGCCACGACGTCCCAATTACAGGCGCAGGCGCTGGTCGGGGCGATCGTCGGTCTGCTGCCGGTGGCGCTCGGACTGATGTTTTATCCGGCCATGCGCGGCGTCGGGCGGGCCGGGATGAACTTTCTGCTCGCGCTGACTGTTGGTCTGCTGGCATTCCTGCTCATCGACATGACCGCCGAGGCACTGGAGCTGGCCTCCGAAGCGGCCGCATTGTTCCAGGGGTCCGCAATGGTCTGGCTGGCGGGCCTGGCGAGTTTTCTGCTATTAATGGCGATCGGACGCTGGCGCGGCCAACCCGAGGGACTGGCGCTCGCATTTTTCATCGCCCTTGGCATAGGGCTGCACAATTTCGGTGAGGGCCTGGCGATCGGCGGCGCTTTTGCAGCCGGATCGGCAGGGCTTGGTACCTTCCTCGTTCTCGGCTTTGCGCTGCATAATGTGACTGAGGGAATCGGCATCGCCGCACCCATGCTGCGGATCCGTCCTCCACTCTGGACATTTGTGGCGCTGACACTACTGGCCGGCGGTCCAGCCGTACTGGGTATGTGGGCGGGCAGTCTCGCCTATGCGCCACAATGGTCGGCATTAGTTCTGGCTGTAGGCGCGGGCGCAATCATGCAGGTCATGGTTGAGGTCGGCGCCTACCTGATGCGCCAGAATCCTGACCGCCAGGCCGTATTGCTCTCGCCGGCTGTTCTGGGAGGATTTCTTGGCGGGATCGCATTCATGTATGCCACTGCGGCGCTGATCAAGGTTTAA
- a CDS encoding SCO family protein: MQKILWAAAGLAVLAYGTLVLLANRAPLPSDVAPFRPTFALPDAEGRLRRTEEFAGKHQLVFFGFTNCPDVCPTTLAEVAQVMDHLGDQAALVQPLFISIDPIRDRRLGLADFTAAFHPSILGLAGDERQTSAVADSFRIYYEREANASAPDGYTMSHSPSLYLIGPDGDWLRQFSYGTPASEILNDLKQRL, from the coding sequence GTGCAGAAGATCCTTTGGGCCGCAGCCGGTTTGGCTGTGCTGGCTTATGGCACGCTCGTCCTTTTGGCGAACCGAGCGCCGTTGCCCTCGGATGTTGCCCCCTTCCGGCCCACCTTCGCACTCCCCGATGCTGAGGGGCGCCTGCGGAGGACGGAGGAATTTGCAGGAAAGCACCAGCTGGTGTTCTTCGGTTTCACCAATTGCCCCGACGTCTGCCCCACGACGCTGGCCGAGGTCGCGCAGGTCATGGACCATCTTGGCGATCAGGCTGCCCTTGTGCAACCGCTCTTTATCTCCATCGACCCCATACGCGACCGCAGGCTGGGACTTGCTGATTTTACCGCAGCCTTCCACCCGTCGATCCTCGGTCTCGCGGGCGACGAGAGGCAGACCAGCGCCGTAGCCGACAGTTTCCGCATCTATTACGAGCGCGAGGCCAATGCCAGCGCGCCCGATGGCTACACAATGTCGCACAGCCCATCTCTTTACCTGATCGGACCCGACGGAGATTGGCTGCGCCAGTTCAGCTATGGCACACCGGCAAGCGAAATCCTGAACGACCTGAAGCAAAGATTGTGA
- a CDS encoding 7-cyano-7-deazaguanine synthase has translation MMDQMTEMGSDFYEEKHLIAVENGQRAGGPTSHNLVFAEIGKHIRFVPDILDTFDVKGFAAKHYDLMVVAAAIEFADRRWKRPTSWLRKLHITVPVTDYDSWSRPEVQSTLRSAMNFLTGDSWQFTFVKATERSPIGSRQIPLVFDQAKTFAIAYSNGLDSRAVSALSGAPAEALCIRVAGTKQRRMAGDSYFTQIPFRVKGFKGKESSFRSRGFQFAAIAAIASHLSNIARIVVPESGQGALGPVLVPLYNIYTDYRNFPTFFRKMERFTRALLGTNIRFEQPRLWFTKGETLTAYLGLPGKKNEYLVQTRSCWQTRRIVNAERRRQCGLCAACLLRRMSLYAAEVVEPNDTYVIADLAAVEIEAALSKISAEADRDIMIEYGSVGARHLQHLAEMAELPDIALRPFASQIAAATGEAYEQTLRNLRLMLMTHAKEWRRFLSAQGDGSFLSSWLDGGRHDRFK, from the coding sequence ATGATGGACCAGATGACTGAAATGGGCTCGGACTTCTATGAAGAAAAGCACCTAATTGCCGTTGAGAACGGTCAGCGGGCCGGAGGTCCCACGTCGCACAATCTGGTGTTCGCCGAGATTGGAAAACATATCAGGTTCGTCCCTGATATTCTCGATACCTTCGATGTGAAGGGCTTTGCCGCAAAGCACTACGACTTGATGGTGGTGGCGGCCGCCATCGAATTTGCCGATCGTCGTTGGAAGCGGCCAACGTCTTGGTTGCGTAAACTGCACATTACCGTCCCAGTCACTGACTACGATTCCTGGTCAAGGCCCGAAGTTCAATCGACGCTCCGCAGCGCAATGAACTTTCTTACCGGCGACAGTTGGCAATTCACCTTTGTCAAAGCCACTGAGCGCTCGCCGATCGGATCGCGGCAGATACCGCTCGTCTTTGATCAGGCCAAGACCTTCGCAATTGCCTACAGCAACGGATTGGATTCACGCGCGGTCTCCGCGCTCAGCGGAGCGCCTGCCGAGGCGTTATGTATTCGCGTTGCCGGCACCAAACAGCGCAGGATGGCTGGTGACAGCTACTTCACGCAGATCCCTTTCAGGGTGAAGGGCTTCAAGGGCAAGGAGAGCAGCTTCCGATCACGCGGATTTCAATTTGCGGCTATCGCGGCGATCGCCTCGCACCTGTCGAATATCGCGAGGATCGTGGTTCCCGAGAGTGGCCAAGGCGCGCTCGGGCCGGTGCTCGTGCCTCTTTACAATATCTATACCGACTACCGAAATTTCCCAACGTTCTTCAGAAAAATGGAGCGGTTCACGCGCGCCCTTCTCGGGACCAACATCAGGTTCGAGCAACCACGGCTGTGGTTCACGAAAGGCGAGACCCTGACGGCGTACCTCGGCTTGCCCGGTAAAAAAAACGAGTACCTCGTTCAAACTCGCTCCTGCTGGCAAACGCGCAGGATCGTCAATGCTGAGCGCCGCCGGCAATGCGGGCTCTGCGCGGCGTGCCTTCTGCGACGGATGAGCCTTTACGCAGCGGAAGTCGTTGAGCCCAATGACACCTATGTTATCGCGGATCTCGCTGCCGTAGAGATTGAGGCAGCCCTTTCGAAGATCTCTGCAGAAGCCGATCGCGATATCATGATCGAATACGGGAGTGTTGGGGCTCGCCATCTACAACATCTTGCTGAGATGGCGGAACTGCCCGACATAGCATTGCGCCCGTTTGCCTCTCAGATTGCGGCGGCGACGGGAGAGGCTTATGAGCAGACCCTTCGAAACTTGAGACTGATGTTAATGACGCATGCCAAAGAATGGCGGAGATTTTTGTCCGCGCAAGGTGATGGAAGCTTCCTAAGTAGTTGGCTGGACGGAGGTCGCCATGACCGCTTTAAATGA
- a CDS encoding transposase, with protein MRSETAFAKLCGVCPIPASSGKTNRFRLNRAGNRQANAALHRVAIVRMRSHEPCLCKKRTKDGKSKSEIIRCLKRYIVREIYSQICVPKSAQITA; from the coding sequence ATTCGCTCGGAAACTGCCTTTGCAAAACTTTGCGGTGTTTGCCCGATCCCAGCATCTAGCGGCAAAACAAATAGGTTCCGATTGAACCGTGCCGGCAATCGACAGGCTAATGCTGCACTCCATCGCGTGGCCATCGTCAGAATGCGAAGCCACGAACCTTGCCTATGTAAAAAACGCACGAAAGACGGAAAGAGCAAAAGCGAAATCATTCGCTGCTTGAAGCGCTACATAGTTCGCGAAATCTACAGCCAGATCTGTGTACCGAAATCTGCCCAAATCACCGCTTGA